The Lacipirellulaceae bacterium genome contains a region encoding:
- a CDS encoding peroxidase family protein — protein sequence MSTTAIDVEVLKSEVRAALINQKSFACPIAMRVAWHSAGTYDHTDGTGGTQGATMRFEPQSEDEANAGLHIVRDMLHLVKKKYPQVSMADLWAFAGCAAIEFMGGPMPPFKFGRSDDDDNKNCPPNGRLPDASQGADHLREVFGRMGFNDQEVVALSGGHTVGRCHEVRSGYDGAWTQNPLNFDNEYFRNLLEIEWKPKDWDGKFQYTDPTDTLVMLPTDIALIEDPEFRKHVERYAADEQLFFNEFSTAYGKLMMLGCPEECDPFQEAAESSEGDKVSDKFRDYAMHGSLGLMKRLAPDADVHQAEESSGRTALHKAAFWGHIEAVRYLVDELKLDVDAQDQLGDTPLHDAARFGHLEVTKILLAAGPTLELQNAAGLTALNLAVEYEKDEVAEAIRG from the coding sequence ATGTCCACAACCGCAATCGATGTCGAAGTTCTCAAGAGTGAAGTTCGCGCAGCGTTGATTAACCAAAAATCATTTGCTTGCCCCATTGCGATGCGGGTCGCTTGGCATTCGGCGGGCACCTACGATCACACCGATGGCACCGGTGGCACGCAGGGAGCCACGATGCGGTTTGAGCCGCAAAGCGAAGATGAAGCCAATGCCGGGTTGCACATCGTCCGTGACATGCTGCATTTGGTGAAGAAGAAATACCCCCAGGTTTCGATGGCCGATCTGTGGGCGTTCGCCGGGTGTGCGGCCATCGAATTCATGGGCGGGCCGATGCCTCCCTTCAAGTTTGGCCGCAGCGACGATGATGACAATAAGAACTGCCCCCCGAACGGTCGCCTGCCTGACGCTTCACAAGGTGCGGACCATCTGCGTGAAGTCTTTGGACGGATGGGCTTCAACGATCAAGAGGTTGTCGCTCTCTCGGGCGGTCACACAGTGGGGCGTTGCCATGAAGTCCGCAGCGGCTACGACGGCGCTTGGACTCAGAATCCTTTAAACTTCGACAACGAGTACTTCCGCAACCTGCTCGAGATTGAGTGGAAACCCAAGGATTGGGACGGCAAGTTCCAATACACTGACCCCACCGACACACTCGTGATGTTGCCCACTGACATCGCACTGATTGAAGACCCTGAGTTCCGCAAGCATGTCGAACGATACGCCGCCGACGAGCAGCTTTTCTTCAACGAGTTCTCCACCGCCTACGGCAAATTGATGATGCTCGGTTGTCCCGAAGAATGCGATCCCTTCCAAGAGGCCGCCGAATCGTCTGAAGGGGATAAGGTCAGCGACAAATTCCGCGACTACGCCATGCACGGCAGCCTCGGCCTGATGAAACGGCTCGCCCCTGATGCCGACGTACACCAAGCGGAAGAAAGCTCAGGCCGTACCGCTTTGCATAAAGCAGCATTCTGGGGCCACATCGAAGCGGTTCGCTATCTCGTGGACGAACTGAAGCTGGATGTCGACGCCCAAGACCAACTAGGCGACACACCGCTGCACGATGCGGCACGGTTCGGTCACCTTGAAGTCACAAAGATTCTGCTTGCCGCCGGACCGACGCTAGAGCTACAAAACGCAGCCGGTCTAACGGCACTCAATCTGGCTGTTGAGTATGAGAAGGACGAGGTTGCCGAGGCGATTCGCGGATAA
- a CDS encoding aminotransferase class I/II-fold pyridoxal phosphate-dependent enzyme translates to MSHPWLAERTAHFDSSGIRKVFDLAAKMENPINLSIGQPDFPVPQQIKEAACEAICSDKNGYSLTQGIPPLREALQARVDKQYQHEDRRVLVTSGTSGALVLTMMAMIDPGDEVVCFDPYFVMYPALVGMVGGKAVMVDTYPDFRVDVEKVAAAITPKTKLILLNSPANPTGVVASEEEVKAIAELAAEQNIALLSDEIYRQFCYDGVLPSPAVHNEQTIVVDGFSKTYGVTGWRLGWVHGPSAIIDKMTMIQQYTFVCAPHALQHAMLAALDVDMSEQAAEYAKRRDFVVSGLRDAGYEVNPTGGAFYVFPKVPSNETGEEFVRRAIENELLIIPGGIFSERDTHFRISYAASEETLERGLSVLKELV, encoded by the coding sequence ATGTCGCATCCCTGGCTAGCAGAACGCACTGCTCACTTTGATAGCTCTGGCATCCGCAAGGTTTTTGACTTGGCGGCAAAGATGGAGAATCCGATCAATCTGTCGATCGGGCAGCCGGACTTTCCTGTGCCACAGCAGATCAAAGAAGCCGCTTGCGAGGCGATTTGTAGTGACAAGAACGGCTACAGCCTGACGCAAGGGATTCCGCCGCTGCGGGAAGCGTTGCAGGCGCGAGTAGATAAACAGTACCAGCACGAGGATCGCCGCGTGTTGGTCACTTCAGGCACCAGCGGCGCGTTGGTGCTGACGATGATGGCGATGATCGACCCCGGCGACGAAGTGGTTTGCTTCGATCCTTACTTTGTCATGTATCCGGCTCTCGTCGGCATGGTCGGCGGCAAGGCGGTGATGGTGGATACCTATCCCGACTTTCGCGTCGACGTCGAGAAGGTCGCTGCTGCGATCACACCGAAGACAAAGCTGATCCTGTTGAACAGCCCGGCAAATCCAACGGGAGTCGTCGCGAGCGAAGAGGAAGTGAAGGCGATCGCGGAACTGGCTGCCGAGCAGAACATCGCCTTGCTCTCCGACGAGATCTATCGTCAGTTCTGCTATGACGGTGTCCTGCCCTCCCCGGCCGTTCACAACGAGCAAACAATTGTCGTCGACGGGTTCAGCAAAACCTACGGCGTGACCGGCTGGCGGCTGGGCTGGGTGCACGGTCCCTCGGCAATTATCGACAAGATGACGATGATCCAGCAGTACACCTTTGTCTGTGCACCGCACGCGTTACAACACGCGATGCTTGCCGCATTAGACGTTGATATGAGCGAACAAGCGGCAGAGTACGCTAAGCGACGTGACTTTGTCGTGAGCGGTCTCCGCGATGCGGGCTACGAAGTGAACCCGACTGGTGGGGCTTTCTATGTGTTCCCCAAAGTGCCATCGAATGAAACCGGTGAGGAGTTCGTGCGGCGGGCCATCGAGAACGAGCTGCTCATCATCCCCGGCGGTATCTTTAGTGAACGTGACACGCACTTTCGAATCTCTTACGCGGCGAGTGAAGAAACTTTGGAGCGAGGGTTATCTGTTTTGAAAGAGTTGGTCTGA
- a CDS encoding DMT family transporter yields MSYFFFLFICLVWGASFILMDRALLAIGPIGVGLGRLVGGSLVVGLYCVLKKQWVSLTRWDWFHLGVVAILANALPFTLQPYVMAQAGEHAYFGLMVTLVPIATILVSVPMLGTHPSMRQLVGVLGGLAFMGLIVADGQQRGISTPLLIMALSVPLTYAVGNTYIKWKLDHLPAAPLTLAMLIMAAVVLVVVQLAPGLLQQLGLSGPEEPKQVALAWGSMAILSMLGTGVAVLMFVHLVKKEGPLFAGMVTYVVPMMALVWGGIDQEKLTTAEIVGVVGTLAMVALVQWPNSKKIQAKVLDIPTSRDTDFTDKLEKQTPV; encoded by the coding sequence GTGTCCTACTTCTTCTTTCTCTTCATCTGCCTTGTATGGGGCGCTAGCTTTATCCTGATGGACCGCGCTCTGTTGGCGATTGGGCCAATCGGTGTGGGGTTAGGGCGGCTCGTTGGTGGCTCACTTGTTGTTGGGCTTTACTGCGTCCTAAAGAAACAGTGGGTATCACTGACGCGGTGGGATTGGTTTCATCTAGGCGTCGTGGCCATCTTGGCCAATGCGTTGCCATTCACACTTCAACCTTACGTGATGGCCCAAGCGGGTGAGCATGCTTACTTTGGCTTGATGGTTACCTTGGTACCGATCGCGACGATTCTCGTTTCGGTACCGATGCTTGGCACGCATCCGTCAATGCGGCAATTGGTTGGCGTGCTTGGAGGGCTGGCGTTCATGGGACTGATTGTCGCTGACGGACAGCAGCGGGGGATTTCGACGCCGTTGTTGATCATGGCACTCTCGGTGCCGTTGACGTACGCAGTGGGCAATACCTACATCAAATGGAAGCTCGACCACCTGCCCGCGGCACCGTTGACGCTTGCGATGTTAATCATGGCAGCAGTCGTTCTTGTTGTGGTGCAGCTTGCTCCCGGACTACTACAGCAACTCGGGCTCAGCGGCCCCGAAGAACCCAAGCAAGTTGCGTTGGCTTGGGGATCGATGGCGATCTTGAGCATGCTAGGCACGGGCGTGGCGGTGCTGATGTTCGTGCATCTGGTGAAGAAAGAAGGGCCTCTCTTCGCAGGCATGGTCACTTACGTTGTGCCGATGATGGCTCTGGTCTGGGGCGGCATCGACCAAGAGAAACTCACCACGGCAGAAATTGTCGGTGTGGTGGGAACGCTCGCGATGGTGGCTTTGGTACAATGGCCAAACTCTAAGAAGATTCAAGCCAAAGTTTTGGACATCCCGACAAGTCGGGACACGGATTTCACAGATAAGTTAGAAAAGCAGACGCCTGTCTGA